A genomic stretch from bacterium includes:
- a CDS encoding extracellular solute-binding protein, whose product MKTLRLLLSGLLICGLAFSIGCGRKETVTEDGRKIIRFWQFWTEPRVKAVITKAIEEFEAQNPLYKVEVTDLTWDNGYQKIVAAFATDNVPDLIELGSDWIAEFADRGALLQMTDECMRLRESMAGWPSAIYQDNCYALPWYLSTRVFYQNDEAAALVYGSARPQPFVWSQLLQNIKDATLEKPKMWGFGVNAAEPHRLYKRFLPFLWAAGGDVLTEDMSVCALETEAGREALQFVVNMSQHQYVDKQSALDDMFMDGKLMYHFSGDWLYERIKRAGISLKFSAFIMPFPGPNKGSQAGFAGGEYLAVPRKAAEPVAALNLARHLLQPKHIFNLCIATGCATPVHAEVAQNPYFIEDSVRSVFIQQLAYSKSPPAHPRWVEIEAAIERGVEKALFQKVAVDQVLAEMCGEINAIIQEYEKQKAQ is encoded by the coding sequence ATGAAGACGCTCAGACTCCTGCTTTCCGGCTTGCTGATCTGCGGACTGGCTTTCTCCATCGGCTGCGGCAGGAAGGAAACGGTCACCGAAGATGGCCGCAAGATCATCCGTTTCTGGCAGTTTTGGACCGAGCCGCGGGTCAAGGCGGTGATCACCAAGGCGATCGAGGAATTCGAGGCGCAAAACCCGCTCTACAAGGTCGAAGTCACCGACCTGACCTGGGACAACGGCTATCAAAAGATCGTGGCGGCCTTTGCCACCGACAATGTGCCCGACCTGATCGAACTGGGGTCCGACTGGATCGCCGAGTTTGCCGACCGGGGGGCGTTGTTGCAGATGACCGACGAGTGCATGCGTCTCCGGGAGTCGATGGCCGGGTGGCCGTCGGCGATTTACCAGGACAATTGCTATGCCCTGCCCTGGTATCTGTCGACACGGGTCTTCTATCAAAACGACGAGGCGGCGGCGCTGGTGTACGGGAGCGCGCGGCCGCAACCGTTTGTCTGGAGCCAACTGCTGCAAAACATCAAAGACGCCACACTGGAAAAGCCGAAGATGTGGGGATTCGGGGTGAACGCCGCCGAGCCACACCGTCTGTACAAACGCTTTCTCCCCTTCCTGTGGGCGGCGGGCGGCGATGTGCTGACCGAGGACATGTCGGTCTGCGCGCTGGAGACCGAGGCGGGACGCGAGGCGTTGCAGTTTGTGGTGAACATGAGTCAGCATCAGTATGTCGACAAGCAGTCGGCTCTCGACGACATGTTCATGGACGGCAAGCTCATGTACCACTTTTCCGGCGACTGGCTATACGAGCGGATCAAGCGCGCGGGGATTTCGTTGAAGTTTTCCGCCTTTATCATGCCCTTCCCCGGTCCGAACAAGGGGTCGCAGGCGGGGTTCGCCGGCGGTGAGTACCTGGCGGTGCCGCGGAAGGCGGCCGAGCCGGTGGCGGCGCTGAATCTGGCGCGGCATCTGCTGCAGCCCAAGCACATCTTCAATCTCTGCATCGCCACCGGTTGCGCGACCCCGGTCCATGCCGAGGTGGCGCAGAACCCCTACTTTATCGAGGACTCTGTTCGCAGTGTCTTCATCCAGCAGTTGGCGTACTCCAAATCGCCGCCGGCGCATCCGCGCTGGGTTGAGATCGAAGCGGCCATCGAACGGGGTGTGGAGAAAGCGCTCTTCCAGAAAGTCGCCGTCGATCAAGTCCTCGCGGAGATGTGCGGGGAGATCAACGCGATCATTCAGGAATACGAGAAACAGAAAGCGCAGTGA
- the rpmB gene encoding 50S ribosomal protein L28, whose product MSKVCAITGKRPRAGHTVSHANKKANRRFNPNLVTKKIWDPEKKRWVRVRLSTKALKTLDKRGLVL is encoded by the coding sequence ATGTCGAAAGTCTGTGCCATTACCGGAAAGCGTCCGCGCGCCGGACATACCGTCTCCCACGCCAACAAGAAGGCGAACCGCCGCTTCAATCCCAATCTTGTGACCAAGAAGATCTGGGATCCGGAGAAGAAGCGCTGGGTGCGCGTGCGTCTCTCCACCAAGGCGCTCAAGACGCTCGACAAGCGCGGCCTGGTTCTCTAA
- a CDS encoding carbohydrate ABC transporter permease, with product MMPATPPSGRRCRGDWILTGALLLLLAGMLFPLAWMVVGSVSPHFDARWANPFGEGARWSNYADLFRSMPFGTYLWNSALVAVIVTIGNVLLCFPVGYALARRRFWGRGALDWAAVVVLMVPPYVLIVPMFALIHQLGWYDTLWAITVPALVHPLGVLLVKSAVSGVPIELEEAARLDGAGPWRIVYRIVMPLCRPTLAVLAVQIFWLTWNSFLFPFILTGDKARTLPVALAMFRGYQGVDRPHLFAAATLATIPVILVFLFFQRQIIAGLTAGAVKR from the coding sequence ATGATGCCCGCGACACCGCCATCGGGCCGCCGCTGCCGCGGCGACTGGATTCTGACCGGCGCGCTCCTGCTCTTGTTGGCGGGAATGCTCTTCCCGCTGGCCTGGATGGTGGTTGGGTCGGTGTCGCCGCATTTCGATGCCCGCTGGGCCAACCCGTTTGGCGAGGGGGCCCGTTGGTCGAATTACGCGGACCTGTTCCGTTCGATGCCGTTCGGGACCTACCTGTGGAACTCGGCGCTGGTCGCCGTGATTGTCACCATCGGCAATGTCCTGCTTTGCTTTCCGGTCGGGTATGCGCTGGCGCGGCGCCGCTTCTGGGGGCGGGGCGCGCTGGATTGGGCGGCGGTGGTGGTGTTGATGGTGCCGCCGTATGTGCTGATCGTGCCGATGTTCGCGCTTATTCACCAACTCGGTTGGTACGACACGCTCTGGGCGATTACGGTGCCGGCGCTGGTGCATCCGCTGGGGGTGTTGTTGGTCAAAAGCGCGGTCTCGGGCGTGCCGATCGAGTTGGAGGAGGCGGCGCGGCTCGATGGCGCCGGACCGTGGCGAATTGTCTACCGGATTGTGATGCCGCTGTGCCGTCCGACGCTGGCGGTGCTGGCGGTGCAGATCTTCTGGCTGACCTGGAATTCCTTCCTCTTCCCCTTCATCCTCACCGGGGACAAGGCGCGCACGCTGCCCGTGGCGCTGGCGATGTTCCGTGGCTACCAGGGAGTGGACCGTCCGCATCTGTTCGCGGCGGCGACGCTGGCCACCATTCCGGTGATTCTCGTCTTTCTGTTTTTCCAGCGGCAGATCATCGCCGGACTGACCGCGGGCGCGGTCAAGCGGTAG
- a CDS encoding cation:proton antiporter: protein MSVSLPTFLTREVMYVILLFALFVLPRILLRFRIPTAITSFGLGALAGMGFGLFPHDHTIELLSTFGIVALFLFAGLDVDFDELRHGAAVVAQHVVIRLGLVAAAMAALSPLLELGWRAAALVALALLTPSGGFILDSLKGFGASDRERFWIKSKVIATEMVALVLLFVILQAESLSRLATSSLVLIGMIILVPMAFRFFAAVIVPYAPRSEFAFLVMVAVVCAMITLKLGVYYLLGAFVVGVAAQRFRERLPAVGSEQMLHAVESFASLFVPFYFFHAGLQLQRSDFGIGALAIGGAFLALGIPLRLLLVALHRRWALGESLRTGMRISLMMIPTLVFTLVIAGILRDRFDAAPALVGGLMIYTIVNTLLPGLFLKLPSPSFDAPHSLMPGDVLTSPENKNPA, encoded by the coding sequence ATGAGTGTGTCGCTGCCCACGTTTCTCACCCGGGAGGTGATGTATGTCATCCTCCTGTTCGCGCTGTTTGTCCTGCCTCGCATCCTGTTGCGGTTTCGCATCCCCACGGCGATCACCAGTTTCGGGCTTGGGGCGCTGGCCGGGATGGGGTTTGGGCTCTTCCCCCATGATCACACGATCGAGCTTCTGTCGACCTTCGGGATTGTCGCGCTGTTTCTCTTTGCCGGGTTGGACGTTGACTTCGATGAGTTGCGTCATGGGGCCGCGGTGGTGGCACAGCACGTCGTCATCCGGTTGGGCTTGGTGGCCGCGGCGATGGCGGCGCTCAGTCCACTTCTGGAACTGGGCTGGCGGGCCGCGGCGCTGGTCGCGCTGGCGCTCCTGACTCCGTCGGGCGGATTCATCCTCGATTCGCTGAAGGGCTTTGGCGCCAGCGACCGCGAGCGGTTCTGGATTAAATCGAAGGTGATCGCCACCGAGATGGTGGCACTGGTGTTGCTGTTTGTCATCCTGCAGGCCGAATCACTCAGCCGATTGGCGACATCATCGCTGGTCCTGATCGGGATGATCATCCTCGTGCCGATGGCCTTTCGCTTTTTCGCGGCGGTGATTGTGCCCTATGCGCCCAGGTCGGAGTTCGCCTTTTTGGTGATGGTGGCGGTGGTGTGCGCCATGATCACGCTGAAGCTGGGTGTCTATTACCTGCTCGGCGCCTTTGTGGTGGGTGTGGCGGCGCAGCGGTTTCGCGAGCGTCTGCCGGCGGTGGGCTCGGAGCAGATGTTACACGCGGTCGAGTCATTCGCGTCGTTGTTTGTGCCATTCTATTTCTTTCATGCCGGACTCCAGCTGCAGCGCAGCGACTTCGGAATCGGCGCGTTGGCCATCGGCGGCGCGTTCCTCGCCCTCGGAATCCCGCTGCGGCTGCTCCTTGTGGCGCTGCACCGCAGGTGGGCCCTCGGCGAGAGTCTTCGCACCGGGATGCGGATCAGTCTGATGATGATTCCGACCCTGGTGTTCACGCTGGTCATCGCCGGAATTCTGCGCGACCGCTTTGACGCCGCGCCGGCGCTGGTCGGCGGTCTGATGATCTACACGATCGTCAATACTCTCCTGCCGGGACTGTTTCTCAAACTGCCATCGCCCAGTTTTGACGCCCCGCATTCATTGATGCCGGGCGACGTCCTGACCTCACCGGAAAACAAAAACCCCGCCTGA
- a CDS encoding PorV/PorQ family protein, translating into MKTRTILAAALVMLLIASAAYAGDDLKIGSAGGQQLRIPVGSRGTAMGGSTVANSYGLDALYWNPAGASSIEGTEFMWSNRQYIADIDINYFAGARRVGDFGVIGFNAKITSMDDEIVRTVDFPEGTGATFSSSFAVIGATYARTLTDRVSLGINSNVIYEKIAEQTAMGLGFDIGFHYNPGWQNVTFGAVIKNLGPKMRYDGPGFDWDTETGDDPNSLPHTTRSRSAAFEIPSYVQLGAAYKLFEQQKNVVNVSGAFQSNNFSEDEWRFGGEYAWDNKFFLRGGYTASNQDDYLFGASFGAGLRFNVGDSRWQFDYAWSASEFFDDNQYFTFQVGF; encoded by the coding sequence AAACCAGAACAATTCTCGCAGCGGCGTTGGTGATGCTACTGATCGCCTCGGCCGCCTATGCGGGTGACGACCTGAAAATCGGCTCCGCCGGGGGGCAGCAGTTGCGCATCCCGGTCGGTTCCCGCGGCACCGCGATGGGCGGCTCCACCGTCGCCAACTCCTATGGCCTCGATGCGCTGTACTGGAATCCGGCCGGCGCGTCGTCCATCGAAGGCACTGAATTCATGTGGTCCAATCGGCAGTACATCGCCGACATCGACATCAACTACTTTGCCGGCGCCCGCCGCGTCGGCGACTTTGGCGTGATCGGCTTCAATGCCAAGATCACCTCAATGGACGATGAGATCGTGCGCACCGTCGACTTCCCCGAAGGCACCGGCGCCACCTTCTCCTCGTCGTTCGCCGTCATCGGCGCCACCTACGCCCGCACCCTCACCGACCGCGTCTCGCTGGGCATCAACAGCAACGTGATCTATGAAAAGATCGCCGAACAGACCGCGATGGGGCTGGGCTTTGACATCGGCTTCCACTACAACCCGGGCTGGCAGAACGTCACCTTCGGCGCCGTGATCAAAAACCTCGGACCGAAGATGCGCTACGACGGCCCCGGCTTCGACTGGGACACCGAGACCGGCGACGATCCCAACAGTCTGCCGCACACCACGCGCTCGCGCTCGGCGGCGTTTGAAATCCCGTCCTACGTGCAACTGGGCGCGGCCTACAAGCTCTTCGAGCAGCAAAAGAACGTGGTCAATGTCTCCGGCGCCTTCCAGTCGAACAACTTCTCCGAAGACGAGTGGCGCTTCGGCGGCGAGTACGCCTGGGACAACAAGTTCTTCCTGCGCGGCGGCTACACCGCCTCCAACCAGGATGACTACCTCTTTGGCGCCTCGTTCGGCGCCGGACTGCGGTTCAACGTCGGCGACTCGCGCTGGCAGTTCGACTACGCCTGGTCGGCCAGCGAGTTCTTCGATGACAACCAGTACTTCACTTTCCAGGTCGGATTCTGA
- a CDS encoding N-acetylmuramoyl-L-alanine amidase: protein MRPTLPTRFAAVALLLGAAAPAFTQEPPRARSPQDSAPVINIVYPPRDQVIAPVDSTFVIGSVTPGAKLTINGQPIDVYRTGGFLAWVNVEPGDFVFRLRARNKFGADSLDLPVRITDNRPIPPEEGARIRDGSARPIWNRTIRPGDEVPVSFDGTMGGTARFWIIAKRDTTGPFPMTELRARSLSSFEAYRRDEIANQSPLLTGGPTPSRGRYHGIWTAPEKLDNDTLAVMFELLVASPKAGSARATATGLLIPVHHLPPRVVELIDSIQILRTGPRMGYFAINQPYGVRARWWGTNGPWTIVQPAPGLEAWIETEKMRLLPEGTPIPEAVIPRLNTVATDSSVRLEVGMSERLPFKVAVDDDLRGASITLYGAISNTDWIERDSVDDLFADIAWAQPEPKIYRIDVELTEPLWGYDTRYEDSRFVFEVYRSPLRDSTLDGLTICVDPGHSADPGSVGPTGLVEKDANLKIARALVAQLQAMGAQVIMTRTGNEDVPLAQRPGIAFNGGADIYVSVHNNAVPDGVDPRRRNGTSVYYHHPHSRALATAVHRRTRAATGLADYGLTQANFAVIRPPQYPSVLVECAFIILPEQEEMLDNDAFTTRTAHGIADGILEFVRERFRVRRSD from the coding sequence ATGCGACCGACGCTGCCGACCAGATTCGCCGCCGTCGCGCTGCTGCTCGGGGCGGCTGCGCCGGCGTTTACGCAGGAGCCGCCGCGCGCCCGTTCCCCGCAGGATTCCGCCCCGGTCATCAACATCGTCTACCCGCCGCGCGATCAGGTGATCGCCCCGGTCGACTCGACCTTTGTCATTGGCTCGGTGACGCCGGGCGCCAAGCTCACGATCAACGGCCAGCCGATCGACGTCTACCGCACCGGTGGCTTCCTGGCCTGGGTGAATGTGGAGCCGGGCGACTTCGTTTTTCGTCTGCGGGCCCGCAACAAGTTTGGCGCCGATTCGCTCGACTTGCCGGTCCGAATCACCGACAACCGACCCATCCCGCCCGAAGAAGGCGCGCGCATCCGCGACGGCTCGGCGCGTCCGATCTGGAACCGCACCATTCGTCCCGGCGATGAAGTCCCCGTCAGTTTTGACGGCACCATGGGCGGGACCGCCCGGTTCTGGATCATCGCCAAACGCGACACCACCGGCCCGTTTCCCATGACCGAGCTGCGCGCCCGGTCGCTGTCGAGTTTCGAGGCCTACCGGCGCGACGAGATCGCCAACCAAAGCCCGCTTCTGACCGGCGGTCCGACCCCATCGCGGGGGCGATACCACGGCATCTGGACGGCGCCGGAAAAACTGGACAACGACACGCTCGCGGTGATGTTCGAACTGCTGGTCGCCTCGCCGAAAGCGGGATCGGCACGCGCCACCGCCACCGGATTGCTCATCCCGGTGCACCATCTCCCGCCGCGCGTGGTCGAACTGATCGACTCCATCCAGATTCTCCGAACCGGCCCGCGTATGGGCTACTTCGCCATCAATCAGCCCTATGGCGTGCGCGCCCGCTGGTGGGGCACAAACGGCCCCTGGACCATCGTCCAGCCCGCCCCTGGTCTGGAGGCCTGGATCGAGACGGAGAAGATGCGCCTGCTTCCGGAGGGCACTCCGATCCCCGAAGCCGTCATTCCCCGCCTGAACACCGTCGCGACCGACTCTTCGGTGCGACTTGAGGTCGGGATGTCGGAACGGCTCCCGTTCAAGGTTGCCGTCGACGATGACCTCCGGGGCGCATCGATCACGCTCTATGGCGCGATCTCGAACACCGACTGGATCGAGCGCGATTCGGTCGATGACCTCTTCGCCGATATCGCCTGGGCCCAGCCGGAGCCGAAGATCTATCGCATCGATGTCGAACTCACCGAGCCGCTCTGGGGCTATGACACACGCTATGAGGATAGCCGTTTTGTCTTCGAAGTCTACCGCTCGCCGTTGCGCGACTCAACGCTCGACGGCCTGACCATCTGTGTCGATCCGGGCCACTCGGCCGATCCCGGTTCGGTCGGGCCCACCGGGCTGGTTGAAAAGGACGCCAATTTGAAGATTGCGCGCGCGCTGGTGGCGCAGTTGCAGGCCATGGGCGCGCAGGTCATCATGACCCGCACCGGCAATGAGGATGTTCCCTTGGCGCAACGGCCCGGGATCGCCTTCAACGGCGGCGCCGACATCTATGTCTCGGTGCACAACAACGCCGTCCCCGACGGGGTCGATCCCCGCCGTCGCAACGGCACCAGCGTCTACTACCATCATCCGCACAGCCGCGCCCTCGCGACGGCCGTCCACCGCCGGACGCGCGCGGCCACCGGGTTGGCCGACTATGGCCTCACGCAGGCCAACTTCGCGGTCATCCGTCCGCCGCAGTATCCGTCCGTCCTGGTCGAGTGCGCCTTCATCATCCTCCCCGAGCAGGAGGAAATGCTCGACAACGACGCCTTCACCACGCGCACCGCGCATGGCATCGCCGATGGCATCCTCGAGTTTGTGCGCGAACGCTTTCGCGTGCGCCGCTCCGATTAA
- a CDS encoding sugar ABC transporter permease, giving the protein MSRTRSGELSRQGWLLASPWAVILLGFWVYPFGYALALAFADYDIFRGGWRWVGLENFAAVLGSGEFWSSIWHTVIFTAGTVPVTTALAILLALALNRRLWGRSLFRAGFFAPTLTATVVIALVFTHLYSQGGYLYRLADVIGLPVPDRGFLFAESTALASVMVMDVWVSVGYYALLFLAGLQSIPADLVEDARMHGASAWQRFWAITWPYLRPTLLYAVVINLIKSFQVFTEIFVMTQGGPLGSTSTAVYYVYMMGFERFKLGYASAAAFIVFALIAVFALIQFRLLSFGRGAED; this is encoded by the coding sequence GTGAGCCGCACGCGTTCCGGTGAACTCTCCCGTCAGGGCTGGCTTTTGGCCTCGCCCTGGGCGGTCATCCTCCTCGGCTTCTGGGTCTATCCGTTCGGCTACGCGCTGGCGCTCGCGTTTGCCGACTACGACATCTTCCGTGGCGGCTGGCGCTGGGTGGGGCTGGAGAATTTCGCGGCGGTGCTGGGCAGCGGCGAGTTCTGGTCGTCGATCTGGCACACGGTGATCTTCACCGCGGGGACGGTCCCGGTGACGACCGCGCTGGCGATCCTGCTGGCGCTGGCGCTCAACCGCCGGCTGTGGGGCCGCAGTCTGTTTCGCGCCGGGTTCTTCGCGCCGACCCTGACCGCTACGGTGGTGATCGCGCTGGTCTTCACGCACCTGTACTCGCAGGGCGGCTACCTCTACCGCCTGGCCGACGTCATCGGACTGCCGGTCCCCGACCGCGGATTTCTGTTCGCCGAATCGACGGCGCTGGCGTCGGTCATGGTGATGGATGTGTGGGTGTCGGTCGGATACTATGCGCTCCTCTTCCTGGCCGGATTGCAGTCGATTCCCGCCGATCTGGTGGAGGATGCGCGAATGCACGGGGCATCCGCCTGGCAGCGGTTCTGGGCAATCACCTGGCCGTATCTGCGCCCGACCTTGCTTTACGCCGTGGTGATCAACCTGATCAAGAGTTTCCAGGTGTTCACGGAAATCTTCGTGATGACGCAGGGCGGACCGCTGGGGTCGACCTCGACAGCGGTCTACTATGTGTACATGATGGGCTTTGAGCGCTTCAAACTCGGATACGCTTCGGCCGCGGCGTTTATCGTCTTCGCCTTGATTGCCGTCTTTGCCCTCATCCAGTTTCGACTTTTGTCCTTCGGACGGGGGGCGGAGGACTGA